A single genomic interval of Asinibacterium sp. OR53 harbors:
- a CDS encoding outer membrane beta-barrel protein: MKGKLLTIIGCITTIAAQAQQDTTKPKIPFDGIDMTWQNGNDRRDSSVFKGVYFIPSILLDVNYNYSFNNPIDNTVVGSTAMARHNEVQLSALHLGGDFTYLNAHARIMTQFGTRSTVVPRNDLSIYRGQYHLDDVYRHLSEAYAGYHIDKWYGINIDAGLFMSYIGLNSYYQPENWEYQASFTSDNTPWFFNGIRIQIFPSKHIKFEPWIINGWQSYGKFNSMPGFGFNFTWIPNDYMKLLTNNYYGTDAGGIPGRKRFHSDNSWLLRYYNRPNSSGISKMAFSLTGDLGFETGAGVKAFGGDANTPSQNFLSAMFYNRTWFAKNKFAWTIGGGVMTNPGRYLVLYPTGQASPLPNPNNPTLTEGAFPFSANPGDKFSGWDASTNLDYLPNQSITFRLEFVTRHTSVPYFAGRGGVTSPDGYTTTPLPPNWRPDLVKSENRLILAMLFRL; this comes from the coding sequence ATGAAAGGGAAACTATTGACGATCATTGGCTGCATTACAACCATCGCAGCACAAGCACAGCAAGACACGACCAAGCCCAAAATACCTTTTGATGGCATTGACATGACCTGGCAGAACGGCAACGACCGTCGCGATTCCAGCGTATTCAAAGGGGTTTATTTCATACCCAGTATTTTGTTGGATGTGAACTACAATTACTCCTTCAACAACCCCATTGATAATACTGTTGTAGGATCTACTGCAATGGCCAGGCATAACGAAGTACAGTTGTCGGCCCTGCATCTTGGCGGCGATTTCACCTACCTGAACGCACACGCAAGGATCATGACGCAATTCGGCACCCGTTCTACGGTGGTACCCAGGAACGATCTCAGTATATACCGTGGCCAATATCATCTCGATGATGTGTATCGTCACCTCAGCGAAGCTTATGCCGGTTATCACATTGATAAATGGTATGGCATCAATATCGATGCAGGATTGTTCATGTCTTATATCGGATTGAACTCTTATTACCAACCCGAGAACTGGGAATACCAGGCTTCTTTCACTTCAGATAATACACCCTGGTTTTTTAACGGTATTCGCATACAGATCTTTCCTTCCAAACACATCAAGTTCGAACCCTGGATCATTAACGGATGGCAGAGTTATGGCAAATTCAACAGCATGCCGGGTTTCGGTTTCAATTTTACCTGGATACCCAACGACTACATGAAGCTCCTCACCAACAACTATTACGGCACCGATGCGGGGGGTATTCCCGGCAGGAAACGTTTCCACTCGGATAACAGTTGGCTCTTGCGCTATTATAACCGTCCAAATTCCAGTGGCATCAGTAAAATGGCATTTTCTCTTACCGGTGACCTGGGCTTTGAAACCGGCGCCGGTGTAAAAGCTTTTGGCGGCGATGCAAATACACCATCACAAAATTTCCTGAGTGCTATGTTCTACAACCGTACCTGGTTTGCAAAAAATAAATTCGCCTGGACCATCGGTGGTGGTGTGATGACTAACCCGGGAAGATACCTGGTACTTTATCCAACTGGCCAGGCCAGTCCTTTACCCAACCCGAATAATCCCACCCTAACCGAGGGAGCATTCCCTTTCAGCGCAAATCCGGGGGATAAATTCAGTGGATGGGATGCTTCCACCAACCTGGATTACCTGCCCAATCAAAGTATTACCTTTCGTCTTGAATTCGTTACGCGGCATACCAGCGTTCCTTATTTCGCAGGCAGGGGCGGTGTAACTTCTCCCGACGGATACACTACTACTCCCTTGCCACCCAACTGGAGGCCCGACCTGGTGAAATCGGAAAACAGGCTGATCCTGGCTATGCTTTTCAGGCTATAA
- a CDS encoding histidine kinase: protein MSDDNNKETNVQHFLDLIKRSRRGKLKIYIGMSAGVGKTYRMLQEAHALLRNGVDVKVGYIETHQRKETEALLEGLPLIPRRTLFYKGKELEEMDVPAILALRPEIVIVDELAHTNIEGSKNEKRWQDAMDILDAGINVISAINIQHIESLNDEVKQITGVDMAERVPDSILQQADEVVNIDLTADELITRLKEGKIYTPDKIEIALKNFFQSEKILQLRELALKEVASQVERKIETEMPGINNYRQERFLACISSNHEIARKVIRKTARLAAYYNSKWFLLYVQTPREEGDKIGLAAQRHLINNFKLATELGAEVIRVRSSNIARGIFEVTGQRNITTICIGKPHINLLNVIMSTAVFNQLLNKLSASDIDIVILS from the coding sequence ATGTCTGACGATAACAACAAAGAAACCAATGTGCAGCATTTCCTCGATCTCATCAAAAGATCAAGAAGGGGCAAGCTGAAAATATACATTGGCATGAGCGCCGGCGTAGGTAAAACTTACCGCATGCTGCAGGAAGCCCATGCTTTGTTGCGCAACGGAGTAGATGTTAAGGTCGGTTATATAGAAACACACCAACGGAAAGAAACGGAAGCGTTATTGGAAGGATTACCCCTGATCCCGCGCAGGACCCTGTTTTACAAAGGCAAAGAGCTGGAAGAAATGGATGTACCTGCTATACTGGCGCTCCGGCCCGAAATCGTGATTGTTGATGAACTGGCCCACACCAATATAGAAGGCAGCAAAAATGAAAAACGCTGGCAGGATGCGATGGACATCCTTGATGCCGGCATTAATGTGATCAGTGCGATAAACATCCAACATATTGAAAGTCTGAACGACGAGGTTAAACAAATCACCGGGGTTGATATGGCTGAAAGAGTACCGGACAGTATATTACAACAAGCCGATGAAGTGGTGAACATTGATCTCACCGCAGATGAACTGATCACCCGTTTGAAAGAAGGGAAGATATATACCCCGGATAAAATTGAGATCGCGTTAAAGAATTTTTTCCAAAGTGAAAAGATCCTGCAGTTGAGGGAGCTGGCACTCAAAGAAGTGGCCTCACAAGTTGAAAGGAAGATTGAAACCGAAATGCCCGGCATCAACAATTACCGCCAGGAGCGTTTCCTGGCCTGTATCAGCAGCAATCATGAGATAGCCCGTAAAGTGATCCGCAAGACTGCGCGACTCGCCGCTTACTATAATTCCAAGTGGTTCCTGCTCTATGTGCAAACACCCAGGGAGGAAGGCGATAAAATAGGCCTTGCCGCACAACGTCACCTCATCAATAATTTCAAGCTGGCTACCGAACTTGGTGCCGAAGTGATCCGCGTGAGAAGCAGTAATATTGCCAGGGGTATTTTTGAAGTCACTGGGCAGAGAAACATTACTACCATCTGCATCGGCAAACCTCATATTAACCTGCTGAATGTGATCATGAGTACTGCCGTATTCAACCAACTGCTGAATAAACTGTCTGCTTCCGATATCGATATTGTAATCCTTTCCTGA
- a CDS encoding ATP-binding protein: MAIKLKTKLGLGLSFLFIVILTYGILAIFYINRLSGDAEKVLKNNYESLVYCNNMLKSLEDIPQKKEAIQLFDNNLSKQENNITEVGEKEATQTLRRNFSVLLSDPGSPANYATVRQDILRVDELNQQAMLRKNAVALKTAEDATLWLTIIFVVLGLVAFSFVVNFPAIIATPVRLLNDGIHEIANKNYRKRIFLQQEDEFGELAAAFNSMAEKLDEYEHSNLAQIKFEKSRIETIINQMKDGIIGLDAKRNILFLNPVAEVLLGIKESSIIGMYAPDVALSNDLMRTLLHEDKKELKIFADNKESYFNKDTLNVTNNETIIGQVIILRNITPFHELNTAKTNFIATVSHELKTPISAIKMSAQLLTDNRVGSLNNEQQELIGSIRDDAERLLKITGELLNMSQVETGHIHLKLQATNPASIIEQATQAVALPAQQKNIAIHRQLANDLPSIQADAEKTSWVLVNLLTNAIKYSSESSSIEVSASLHEGKIIFTVTDHGKGIDEKYLPRIFDRYFKVPGVHEGTGTGLGLSISKEFIEAQHGQIWAVSRTGEGSQFSFSLPKA; encoded by the coding sequence ATGGCCATCAAACTAAAAACAAAACTCGGACTGGGATTATCCTTCCTCTTCATTGTCATCTTAACTTATGGCATACTGGCCATTTTTTATATCAACCGGTTAAGTGGCGATGCAGAAAAAGTGCTGAAGAACAATTACGAATCGCTCGTGTATTGTAACAATATGCTGAAATCCCTGGAAGATATCCCACAGAAAAAAGAAGCCATCCAACTTTTCGATAATAACCTGAGCAAACAGGAAAACAACATCACAGAGGTCGGCGAAAAAGAAGCCACGCAGACTTTGCGCAGGAATTTTTCAGTACTTCTGTCCGATCCGGGCAGCCCGGCTAATTATGCCACAGTACGGCAAGATATCTTACGTGTTGACGAGCTCAACCAGCAAGCCATGCTCCGGAAAAATGCCGTGGCATTAAAAACGGCAGAAGACGCAACTTTATGGCTTACGATCATTTTTGTAGTGTTGGGGCTGGTTGCTTTCTCCTTTGTAGTGAATTTCCCCGCCATCATTGCCACTCCCGTTCGCCTGCTCAACGACGGTATACATGAGATCGCCAACAAAAATTACCGGAAAAGGATTTTCCTGCAACAGGAAGACGAGTTCGGCGAGCTGGCAGCCGCGTTTAACAGTATGGCTGAAAAGCTGGATGAATACGAGCACAGCAACCTGGCACAGATCAAGTTTGAAAAAAGCCGGATAGAAACCATCATAAACCAAATGAAAGACGGCATCATTGGACTGGACGCTAAACGAAACATACTTTTCCTGAACCCGGTAGCCGAAGTTTTATTGGGCATCAAAGAAAGTTCCATCATTGGCATGTATGCTCCTGATGTGGCTTTAAGCAATGACCTGATGCGTACTTTGTTACACGAGGATAAAAAAGAATTGAAAATTTTCGCAGATAATAAAGAGAGCTATTTCAACAAAGACACACTCAATGTAACCAATAACGAAACCATTATCGGGCAAGTCATCATTTTGCGCAACATCACTCCCTTCCATGAACTGAATACAGCTAAAACCAATTTCATCGCTACTGTTTCACATGAACTGAAAACGCCTATTTCGGCCATCAAAATGAGTGCGCAGCTCCTCACAGACAACAGGGTGGGCTCTCTGAACAATGAGCAACAGGAGCTTATCGGCAGTATCCGCGACGATGCTGAACGGTTGTTGAAGATTACCGGCGAACTGCTGAACATGTCGCAGGTAGAAACAGGACATATTCACCTGAAATTACAGGCCACCAATCCAGCCTCCATTATAGAACAAGCTACACAGGCCGTTGCATTACCTGCACAACAAAAAAACATTGCTATTCATCGTCAGTTGGCCAACGACTTGCCTTCCATCCAGGCGGATGCTGAAAAAACATCCTGGGTACTGGTTAACCTGCTCACCAATGCCATCAAATACTCTTCCGAATCCTCATCCATCGAAGTGAGCGCATCACTGCACGAAGGCAAAATCATTTTTACCGTAACCGATCATGGCAAAGGCATTGATGAGAAATACCTACCCCGCATTTTCGATCGCTATTTTAAAGTGCCGGGGGTTCATGAAGGAACTGGCACAGGACTGGGTCTATCCATTTCCAAAGAGTTCATTGAAGCACAACACGGACAGATATGGGCCGTGAGTCGCACCGGTGAAGGCAGCCAGTTTTCTTTTTCGTTACCCAAAGCATGA
- a CDS encoding KUP/HAK/KT family potassium transporter yields MPTSSSAGHNYLSKLSFAGLLVTLGIIYGDIGTSPLYVFRSIIGERPITEELVYGGISCVVWTLTLQTTFKYVFLTLRADNRGEGGIFSLYALVRRYVKWLYVPAIIGAATLLADGIITPPISVASAIEGLGGVKGLETTIVPGNNLTVGIVIGIISLLFFFQRFGTKVVGFSFGPIMLIWFAMIMILGAAQIVHMPEILKAINPYYGIELLVNYPKGFWILGAVFLCTTGAEALYSDLGHCGRRNIQVSWIFVKFSLVINYMGQGAWLLMQHSKSLGALNPFYELMPHWFLLVGIIIATMATIIASQALISGSFTLISEAISMNFWPRVTIKFPTDIKGQIYIPSLNIILWIGCIAMMLYFRESGHMEAAYGFSIVIAMLMTTTLMYVYMHRVRKWNFALITLIMMVFITVEVAFFIANVAKIKQRWMFLFFEFGLTFIMVIWFRARKITNRYLQFVKFSEYLPRLVELSEDTNFPKYATHLVYLTKADYDGEIEKRIMHSILHRRAKRAEVYWFIHIDRADAPFTMEYSTKELVKGKVIRIDFKLGFRVQPRINLLFKKVVQEMFNRGEICVVNKYESLQRETFHADIRFVIIESFLSVENELSLKEGFIMDSYFAIKNWAQSDQKAFGLDNASTVIENVPLLINPKVYLPLQRVDRRSSSV; encoded by the coding sequence ATGCCTACCTCTTCTTCGGCTGGTCATAATTATTTGAGCAAATTGAGTTTTGCGGGCTTATTGGTAACGCTGGGTATCATTTATGGTGATATCGGAACTTCTCCTTTATATGTATTCCGCTCCATCATCGGCGAACGGCCCATTACGGAAGAGTTGGTCTATGGTGGTATATCCTGTGTGGTGTGGACGCTGACGCTGCAAACCACTTTCAAATATGTATTCCTCACTTTGAGAGCCGATAACCGTGGTGAAGGAGGGATTTTTTCGCTCTATGCCTTGGTTCGCCGTTATGTAAAATGGCTCTATGTACCGGCCATCATCGGTGCGGCCACCCTGCTGGCCGATGGCATCATCACCCCGCCCATTTCCGTGGCTTCGGCCATTGAAGGATTGGGTGGAGTAAAAGGTTTGGAAACTACCATTGTTCCCGGCAATAACCTTACGGTAGGTATTGTGATCGGTATCATCTCCCTACTGTTCTTTTTCCAGCGGTTCGGTACCAAAGTAGTGGGCTTTTCTTTTGGACCTATCATGCTCATCTGGTTTGCCATGATCATGATATTAGGGGCTGCGCAGATTGTGCACATGCCTGAAATTCTTAAGGCCATCAATCCTTATTATGGCATTGAGCTGCTGGTCAACTATCCCAAAGGTTTCTGGATACTGGGTGCCGTTTTCCTTTGTACAACAGGAGCAGAAGCCTTGTACAGCGACCTCGGACATTGTGGCCGCAGGAATATCCAGGTGAGCTGGATATTTGTGAAATTCTCCCTTGTTATCAATTATATGGGACAAGGTGCCTGGCTGCTGATGCAGCACAGTAAATCGCTGGGCGCACTGAATCCTTTTTATGAGCTGATGCCACACTGGTTCCTGCTTGTGGGTATCATCATTGCCACGATGGCCACTATCATTGCCAGCCAGGCTTTGATCAGTGGGTCATTTACACTTATCAGTGAAGCCATCAGCATGAACTTCTGGCCGAGGGTTACCATTAAATTCCCCACCGACATCAAAGGGCAGATCTATATTCCCAGCCTGAATATCATATTATGGATCGGATGTATAGCCATGATGTTGTATTTCCGGGAGAGCGGACATATGGAAGCGGCTTATGGCTTCTCCATTGTCATTGCCATGCTGATGACCACCACGCTGATGTATGTGTACATGCACCGGGTTCGCAAATGGAATTTTGCATTGATCACCCTTATTATGATGGTGTTCATTACCGTGGAAGTGGCTTTCTTCATTGCCAATGTGGCCAAGATCAAGCAAAGGTGGATGTTCCTTTTCTTTGAATTCGGACTCACTTTCATCATGGTAATATGGTTCAGGGCCCGCAAGATCACCAATCGCTATTTACAGTTTGTGAAGTTCTCGGAATATCTCCCACGATTGGTAGAACTCAGCGAGGATACGAATTTCCCCAAATACGCCACCCACCTGGTTTACCTTACCAAGGCTGATTACGATGGAGAGATTGAAAAAAGGATCATGCATTCCATCCTGCACCGCAGGGCCAAGCGGGCCGAAGTTTACTGGTTTATACATATCGACAGAGCTGATGCTCCTTTTACCATGGAGTATTCTACCAAAGAACTCGTGAAAGGGAAAGTGATACGGATCGACTTTAAGCTGGGCTTCCGTGTACAACCTCGTATCAACCTGCTGTTTAAGAAAGTAGTGCAGGAAATGTTTAACAGGGGAGAGATCTGTGTGGTCAATAAATACGAAAGCCTGCAAAGAGAAACTTTCCATGCCGACATACGTTTTGTAATCATAGAATCGTTCCTCTCGGTGGAGAACGAGCTTTCGCTCAAGGAAGGATTCATCATGGATTCCTATTTTGCCATCAAAAACTGGGCACAATCCGACCAGAAAGCGTTCGGCCTCGACAATGCATCCACTGTTATTGAAAACGTGCCGTTACTCATAAACCCCAAAGTATACCTGCCGTTGCAGCGTGTTGACAGAAGGTCTTCTTCTGTTTAA
- a CDS encoding ATP-dependent DNA helicase, whose translation MSAHQHFTNLFTDIYGSLNEQQKKAVDTIEGPVMVIAGPGTGKTQILAARIGKILMDTDVLPENILCLTYTDAGVVAMRKRLVGFMGPDAYKVNIYTFHAFCNDIIQENLSLFEKTALDPISALESIELFKTLIDNFPKNHPLKRYRGDVYFEVRNLQSLFSTMKREGWTPGYISSQIDAYLNDLPNRQDYIYQRNGKNYKAGDLKTARIEEETERMEKLRAAVNEFNRFQEMMLRKNRYDFDDMINWVIRAFNEEKHLLARYQEQYQYILVDEYQDTSGTQNRLVELLISYWDKPNVFVVGDDDQSIYRFQGANVENMLHFANQYREHLRTVVLTNNYRSTQPILDASKTLIDRNSERLVNKIEGLSKTLLASNAAIAQLDHQPQLRVYETQQDEMIDITLHVGRLLEQGIQPGAIGIIYKENKYGEELTQYFRQQNIPVYSKRRLNILELPLARKIILLLKYLAAEHDIPYGGDEMLFEILHFDWFGIAPLDIARLSIEVAERKFGKDKTSIRQLLHDKINQPPQDLFSQPVPAALKNAGLMLESLIADVPNITLQNLFENCIRKAGVLNFIMQQPDKHWHLQVLTGLFNFIKEETRRNPLLSLETLVNNIALMEKEVISLPLVQVSGTDKGVNLMTAHGSKGLEFEHVFFAGCNASNWEKKRKPGGGYSFPDTLFISQPAHKEEEELRRLFYVALTRAEEHLVISYARFKDDGKELEPSMFIAEIQEKHALPAMTVLVDEETRSRFAALAFQTASAPEIDPMEADVVTHLLDRFVMNVTALNNYLKCPLQFYFNNLVRVPSGKSEATEFGSAVHDALHKLFSKMKDTNTFPPKSSFIEDFEKYMHRHRESFTKEQFARRKEYGQEVLSNYYDHYVDTWNKIVVVETSIRNVVVKNVPLKGKIDKLEFDGKNVNVVDYKTGDIENARDKLKPPHDKNPNGGDYWRQAVFYKILIDNMEQKNWNVVSAEFDFVEPDKKKQYRKEKIVIKPEDITTVTQQISSVWQKIQDRAFYTGCGKADCHWCNFVKTNSLAISLHNLNEEEDND comes from the coding sequence ATGTCAGCACACCAGCACTTTACGAACCTGTTCACCGATATTTACGGCTCGCTCAACGAGCAGCAGAAAAAAGCCGTAGATACCATTGAAGGTCCTGTGATGGTGATTGCCGGTCCGGGTACAGGTAAAACACAGATACTGGCGGCCCGCATTGGAAAGATATTGATGGATACCGATGTTTTACCCGAAAATATCCTCTGTCTTACTTATACCGATGCCGGTGTGGTGGCCATGCGCAAAAGACTGGTTGGCTTCATGGGTCCCGATGCCTATAAAGTGAACATCTATACTTTTCACGCCTTCTGCAACGACATCATCCAGGAAAACCTCTCACTCTTCGAAAAAACAGCCCTGGACCCTATTTCAGCGCTTGAAAGCATCGAACTGTTCAAAACGCTGATCGACAACTTTCCCAAAAACCATCCTTTAAAACGCTACCGGGGCGATGTTTATTTTGAGGTCAGGAACCTGCAATCGCTCTTCAGCACCATGAAGCGCGAAGGATGGACACCAGGGTATATTTCGTCTCAAATCGACGCTTATCTCAACGACCTGCCCAACCGGCAGGATTATATCTACCAGCGCAATGGCAAAAATTATAAGGCCGGCGACCTGAAGACAGCCCGCATAGAGGAAGAAACTGAGAGGATGGAAAAGCTGCGCGCCGCTGTCAACGAATTCAATCGTTTCCAGGAGATGATGCTCAGGAAGAACCGTTACGATTTCGACGACATGATCAACTGGGTGATACGAGCTTTCAATGAAGAAAAGCATTTACTGGCCCGCTACCAGGAACAATACCAGTATATATTGGTTGATGAATACCAGGATACCAGCGGTACGCAGAACAGGCTGGTGGAACTGCTCATCAGTTATTGGGATAAACCCAATGTATTCGTGGTGGGCGATGATGACCAAAGCATCTATCGCTTCCAGGGAGCCAACGTGGAGAACATGCTCCATTTCGCCAACCAGTACCGCGAGCACCTGCGAACAGTAGTGCTGACCAACAATTACCGTTCAACCCAACCCATCCTTGATGCTTCCAAAACACTGATTGACCGGAACAGTGAAAGGCTGGTGAATAAAATAGAGGGGCTTTCCAAAACATTACTTGCTTCTAATGCTGCTATCGCCCAACTGGATCACCAGCCACAACTAAGGGTCTATGAAACGCAACAGGATGAAATGATCGACATCACCCTGCATGTTGGCCGTTTACTTGAACAAGGCATTCAACCTGGAGCCATCGGTATCATTTATAAAGAGAACAAATACGGCGAAGAACTGACGCAATACTTCAGGCAGCAAAACATTCCCGTGTACAGCAAACGCAGGCTGAACATATTGGAATTACCCCTGGCCAGGAAGATCATCTTATTGCTCAAATACCTGGCAGCAGAGCACGATATTCCTTATGGTGGTGATGAAATGTTGTTCGAGATCCTGCACTTCGACTGGTTCGGCATCGCACCGCTCGACATTGCCCGGTTGAGCATTGAAGTGGCTGAACGGAAGTTTGGAAAAGATAAGACTTCTATCAGGCAATTATTGCATGACAAAATTAACCAACCTCCGCAGGACCTGTTCAGTCAGCCTGTTCCAGCAGCATTGAAAAACGCCGGGCTCATGCTTGAATCACTGATTGCTGATGTGCCCAATATCACCCTGCAAAACCTTTTTGAAAACTGTATCCGCAAAGCAGGGGTATTGAACTTCATCATGCAGCAGCCCGATAAACACTGGCACCTGCAGGTACTCACCGGCCTCTTCAATTTTATAAAAGAAGAGACTCGCCGCAACCCCTTGCTTTCCCTGGAAACACTGGTGAACAATATAGCACTGATGGAGAAAGAAGTCATCAGCCTTCCGTTGGTACAGGTAAGCGGCACCGACAAGGGCGTTAACCTCATGACTGCGCATGGTTCAAAGGGATTGGAATTTGAGCATGTATTCTTTGCAGGTTGCAATGCCAGTAACTGGGAAAAGAAACGCAAGCCGGGCGGTGGATACAGTTTCCCGGATACACTCTTTATTTCTCAACCTGCGCATAAGGAAGAGGAAGAATTGCGCCGCCTGTTTTATGTGGCCCTTACACGTGCCGAAGAGCACCTCGTTATTTCTTATGCCCGGTTCAAAGACGATGGCAAAGAGCTGGAGCCTTCCATGTTCATTGCCGAGATACAGGAAAAACATGCATTGCCTGCAATGACGGTATTGGTTGATGAGGAAACCCGCAGCAGATTTGCCGCACTGGCTTTCCAAACCGCTTCGGCTCCGGAGATCGACCCCATGGAAGCCGATGTGGTTACACACCTGCTCGACCGATTCGTGATGAATGTGACTGCATTGAACAATTATTTGAAATGCCCATTGCAATTCTATTTCAATAACCTGGTTCGCGTTCCCTCGGGTAAATCGGAAGCCACAGAATTCGGTTCCGCCGTTCACGATGCCTTGCACAAGCTCTTCAGCAAAATGAAGGATACCAATACTTTCCCGCCGAAAAGCAGTTTCATTGAGGACTTTGAAAAATACATGCACCGGCATCGCGAGAGTTTTACCAAAGAGCAGTTTGCAAGAAGGAAGGAATATGGGCAGGAAGTGTTGTCCAATTATTACGATCACTATGTTGATACATGGAACAAGATCGTAGTAGTGGAAACCAGCATCCGGAATGTGGTAGTGAAAAATGTTCCGCTCAAGGGCAAGATAGACAAACTGGAATTCGACGGTAAAAATGTAAATGTGGTGGATTACAAAACCGGTGATATTGAAAATGCAAGAGATAAGTTGAAGCCGCCGCATGATAAAAATCCCAACGGGGGCGATTACTGGCGGCAGGCAGTATTCTACAAAATACTGATAGATAACATGGAGCAGAAGAACTGGAACGTGGTGAGCGCCGAATTCGATTTTGTAGAGCCCGACAAAAAGAAGCAGTACCGCAAAGAAAAGATTGTTATCAAGCCGGAAGATATTACCACCGTTACCCAGCAGATCAGCTCTGTATGGCAGAAGATACAGGATCGCGCGTTCTATACCGGTTGCGGCAAGGCCGATTGTCACTGGTGTAATTTTGTTAAAACCAACAGCCTGGCCATATCACTCCACAATCTTAACGAAGAAGAAGACAACGATTAA